From Solidesulfovibrio carbinoliphilus subsp. oakridgensis, the proteins below share one genomic window:
- a CDS encoding biotin carboxylase N-terminal domain-containing protein — protein sequence MPTNKHKVLVANRGEIAMRIIQACVSLGLDFVCIHTKADEASGHLALARSIGGPDCAYRVSSYHDANEILAVADHAGATAIHPGYGFFAEDFRFARRVAERSRSLIFIGPSWRIIRSLGDKINTKRLARSLSIPTVPGSDRPVYDELEAEEIAETLFAFQAEQGISNSVVLVKASAGGGGMGIEEIYDIDQFKTVYRRIRNYAKRQFHDEGVLIEQRIFDFNHLEVQIVADRTGKGIVHFGTRNCTIQSTGRQKRVEVAPGFRPGEVDYAFDAEKLLDDITGYSLAMAREVGYDNVGTWEWIVSPTGQPFLMEVNTRIQVENGVSAVISRVKGQDGVNLIAEQIRLGLGQPMGYDQTDITFAGVGIEYRIIAEDPANRFTPWVGRIDQFLAPTLPWAKLHTHIPLDAPYEIPTEYDPNLALAIVWGADLAEAKKRGVAYLDELTLSGADGAGLELKSNVRFLRDKTATILQF from the coding sequence CTTGCGTTTCGCTCGGCCTGGATTTTGTTTGTATTCACACCAAGGCCGACGAGGCGTCCGGGCACCTGGCCCTGGCCCGGTCCATCGGCGGCCCGGATTGCGCCTACCGCGTCAGTTCCTACCACGACGCCAACGAGATCCTGGCCGTGGCCGACCACGCCGGGGCCACCGCCATCCACCCGGGCTACGGCTTTTTCGCCGAGGACTTCCGCTTCGCCCGCCGCGTGGCCGAGCGGTCCCGCAGCCTCATCTTCATCGGCCCCTCCTGGCGGATCATCCGGTCCCTCGGCGACAAGATCAACACCAAGCGCCTGGCCCGGAGCCTGTCCATCCCCACCGTGCCCGGCTCCGACCGGCCGGTCTACGACGAGCTCGAGGCCGAGGAGATCGCCGAAACCCTCTTCGCCTTCCAGGCCGAGCAGGGGATCAGCAACTCCGTGGTCCTGGTCAAGGCCTCGGCCGGCGGCGGCGGCATGGGTATCGAGGAAATCTACGACATCGACCAGTTCAAGACCGTCTACCGGCGCATCCGCAACTACGCCAAGCGCCAGTTCCACGACGAGGGCGTCCTGATCGAGCAGCGGATTTTCGACTTCAACCACCTCGAAGTCCAGATCGTGGCCGACCGCACGGGCAAGGGCATCGTGCATTTCGGCACCCGAAACTGCACCATCCAGTCGACCGGCCGGCAAAAGCGCGTGGAAGTGGCCCCGGGCTTCCGGCCCGGCGAGGTCGATTACGCCTTTGACGCCGAGAAGCTCCTGGACGACATCACGGGCTATTCCCTGGCCATGGCCCGGGAGGTCGGCTACGACAACGTCGGCACCTGGGAGTGGATCGTCTCGCCGACAGGCCAGCCCTTCCTCATGGAGGTCAACACCCGCATCCAGGTGGAAAACGGGGTGTCGGCCGTCATTTCGCGCGTCAAGGGCCAGGACGGGGTCAACCTCATCGCCGAGCAGATTCGCCTTGGCCTCGGCCAACCCATGGGGTATGACCAGACGGACATCACGTTTGCGGGCGTCGGCATCGAATACCGCATCATCGCCGAGGACCCGGCCAACCGCTTCACGCCCTGGGTCGGGCGCATCGACCAGTTCCTCGCGCCCACGCTGCCGTGGGCCAAGCTGCACACCCACATCCCCCTGGACGCGCCCTACGAAATCCCTACGGAATACGACCCCAACCTGGCCCTGGCCATCGTCTGGGGCGCGGATTTGGCCGAGGCCAAAAAGCGCGGCGTGGCCTACCTGGACGAGCTGACCTTGTCCGGCGCCGACGGCGCGGGGCTGGAGCTCAAGTCCAACGTCCGGTTCCTCAGGGACAAGACCGCCACGATCCTGCAATTCTAA